The following are from one region of the Melaminivora suipulveris genome:
- a CDS encoding PHA/PHB synthase family protein, giving the protein MNSQAGWAQTARQWQDMVGEGWSRMLGAMQPPGAGLLPPGAQLPGTPGFDPDKLAQLREQYLEDARALWTQGPSAVTGADKRFAGDGWTCNPLAAYAAAVYQLQSRTLTALADAVQADEKTRARIRFSVDQWLAAMSPSNFLALNPEAQQKALETQGESIAKGVANLLHDMRQGQISMTDTSGFEVGRNVATSEGAVVFENELFQLIEYKPLTAKIHERPFLMVPPCINKYYILDLQPGNSLIRYAVSQGQRTFVVSWRNPDESLAHKTWDDYIGDAVLKAIEVVADIAETPQINALGFCVGGTMLANALAVLAARGEKPVASATFLTTLINFTDTGILDVFIDENMVRMRELQMGRGGLMKGQDMASTFSFLRPNDLVWNYVVGNYLKGESPPAFDLLYWNGDSTNLPGPYYAWYLRNFYLENKLVQPGALTVCGEKLDLRKVKLPVYIYGSREDHIVPIGAAYATTQVLPGKKRFVMGASGHIAGVINPPAANKRSHWLRDDGEFPPALEDWIAGANQVPGSWWDDWAGWLKGHAGKQIAAPKGYGRGKAYQAIEPAPGRYVQQKA; this is encoded by the coding sequence ATGAATTCTCAAGCAGGCTGGGCCCAGACGGCCCGGCAATGGCAGGACATGGTGGGCGAGGGCTGGAGCCGCATGCTCGGGGCGATGCAGCCCCCCGGCGCGGGCCTGCTGCCCCCAGGCGCGCAATTGCCTGGAACGCCAGGCTTCGATCCCGACAAGCTGGCGCAACTGCGCGAGCAATATCTGGAGGACGCGCGCGCGTTGTGGACCCAGGGCCCGTCGGCCGTGACCGGAGCGGACAAACGCTTTGCCGGCGATGGCTGGACGTGCAACCCGCTGGCTGCCTATGCCGCCGCCGTCTACCAGTTGCAGTCGCGCACGCTCACGGCCCTGGCCGACGCCGTGCAGGCCGACGAGAAGACGCGCGCGCGCATCCGCTTTTCCGTCGACCAGTGGCTGGCGGCGATGTCACCCAGCAACTTCCTCGCACTCAACCCCGAAGCGCAGCAAAAGGCGCTGGAAACCCAGGGCGAGAGCATTGCCAAGGGCGTGGCCAACCTGCTGCACGACATGCGCCAGGGCCAGATCTCCATGACCGACACCAGCGGTTTCGAGGTCGGGCGCAACGTGGCCACCAGCGAGGGCGCGGTGGTGTTCGAAAACGAGCTGTTCCAGCTCATCGAATACAAGCCGCTCACGGCCAAGATCCACGAGCGGCCGTTCCTGATGGTGCCGCCGTGCATCAACAAGTACTACATCCTGGACCTGCAGCCGGGCAACTCGCTGATTCGCTATGCGGTCTCGCAGGGCCAGCGCACCTTCGTGGTGAGCTGGCGCAACCCGGACGAGTCCCTGGCGCACAAGACCTGGGACGACTACATCGGCGATGCCGTGCTGAAAGCCATCGAGGTGGTGGCCGACATCGCCGAGACCCCGCAAATCAACGCCCTGGGTTTTTGCGTCGGCGGCACCATGCTGGCCAACGCGCTGGCGGTGCTGGCCGCGCGCGGCGAAAAGCCGGTGGCCAGCGCGACATTCCTAACCACGCTGATCAACTTCACCGATACCGGCATCCTGGACGTGTTCATCGACGAGAACATGGTGCGCATGCGCGAGCTGCAGATGGGGCGCGGCGGGCTGATGAAGGGTCAGGACATGGCCAGCACCTTCAGCTTTCTGCGGCCCAACGATCTGGTGTGGAACTACGTCGTGGGCAACTACCTTAAGGGCGAATCCCCCCCGGCGTTCGACCTGCTGTACTGGAACGGCGACTCGACCAACCTGCCCGGCCCCTACTACGCCTGGTACCTGCGCAATTTCTACCTGGAAAACAAGCTGGTGCAGCCCGGTGCGCTCACCGTCTGCGGCGAAAAGCTGGATCTGCGCAAGGTCAAGCTGCCGGTCTACATCTATGGCTCGCGCGAGGACCACATCGTGCCCATCGGCGCGGCCTACGCCACCACCCAGGTGCTGCCGGGCAAGAAGCGCTTCGTCATGGGCGCGTCGGGCCACATCGCCGGCGTGATTAATCCGCCGGCGGCCAACAAGCGCAGCCACTGGCTGCGCGACGACGGGGAATTCCCCCCGGCACTGGAAGACTGGATTGCCGGCGCCAACCAGGTGCCCGGCAGCTGGTGGGACGACTGGGCCGGCTGGCTCAAGGGCCACGCCGGCAAGCAGATCGCCGCGCCCAAGGGCTACGGCCGGGGCAAGGCTTATCAGGCCATCGAGCCCGCGCCCGGCCGTTATGTTCAACAAAAGGCCTGA
- a CDS encoding acetyl-CoA C-acetyltransferase, whose protein sequence is MEHDIVIVSAVRTPVGKFGGALAKVPATQLGATVIKEALARAKVTPDQVGEVIMGQVLTAGSGQNPARQAMMAAGVAKETPALTINAVCGSGLKAVMLAAQAVATGDSEIVVAGGQENMSLSPHVLNGSRDGQRMGDWKLTDTMIVDGLWDVYNQYHMGITAENVAREHGVTREAQDALALASQQKAAAAQDAGRFKDEIVPVQIPQRKGDPVTVEQDEYLNRKTNAEALAGLRPAFDKSGTVTAGNASGINDGAAAVVVMSAAKAKELGLTPLAHIRAYATSGLDPATMGMGPVPASRKALERAGWKADEVDLFELNEAFAAQACAVNQALGVDAAKVNVNGGAIAIGHPIGASGCRVLVTLLHEMQRRDAKKGLAALCIGGGMGVAMAVER, encoded by the coding sequence ATGGAACACGACATCGTCATCGTCTCCGCCGTGCGCACGCCCGTGGGCAAGTTCGGCGGCGCCCTCGCCAAGGTTCCCGCCACGCAGTTGGGCGCCACCGTCATCAAGGAGGCGCTCGCCCGCGCCAAGGTGACGCCGGACCAGGTGGGCGAAGTCATCATGGGCCAGGTGCTCACGGCCGGCAGCGGACAAAACCCCGCCCGCCAGGCCATGATGGCCGCCGGCGTGGCCAAGGAAACCCCGGCGCTCACCATCAACGCCGTCTGCGGCTCGGGCCTGAAGGCCGTCATGCTGGCGGCGCAGGCCGTCGCCACCGGCGACAGCGAGATCGTCGTGGCCGGCGGCCAGGAGAACATGAGCCTGTCGCCCCACGTGCTCAATGGCTCGCGCGACGGCCAGCGCATGGGCGACTGGAAGCTCACCGACACCATGATCGTCGACGGCCTGTGGGACGTGTACAACCAGTACCACATGGGCATTACGGCGGAGAACGTGGCCAGGGAGCATGGCGTCACGCGCGAGGCGCAGGATGCGCTGGCGCTGGCCAGCCAGCAAAAGGCCGCCGCCGCCCAGGACGCCGGCCGCTTCAAGGACGAGATCGTCCCGGTGCAGATCCCGCAACGAAAAGGCGATCCGGTCACGGTGGAGCAGGACGAATACCTGAACCGCAAGACCAACGCCGAAGCCCTGGCCGGCCTGCGCCCGGCCTTCGACAAGTCCGGGACGGTGACGGCCGGCAACGCCTCGGGCATCAACGACGGCGCTGCCGCCGTGGTGGTCATGAGCGCCGCCAAGGCCAAGGAGCTGGGCTTGACGCCGCTGGCGCACATCCGTGCCTACGCCACTTCGGGCCTGGACCCGGCCACCATGGGCATGGGCCCGGTGCCAGCGTCGCGCAAGGCGCTGGAGCGTGCCGGCTGGAAGGCGGACGAAGTAGACCTGTTCGAGCTCAACGAGGCCTTCGCCGCGCAGGCATGCGCCGTGAACCAGGCGCTGGGCGTCGATGCGGCCAAGGTCAACGTCAACGGCGGCGCGATTGCCATCGGCCACCCCATCGGCGCCTCGGGCTGCCGCGTGCTGGTCACGCTGTTACACGAGATGCAGCGCCGCGATGCCAAGAAAGGTCTGGCGGCGCTGTGCATCGGCGGCGGCATGGGCGTGGCCATGGCGGTGGAGCGCTGA